A stretch of the Salmo salar chromosome ssa20, Ssal_v3.1, whole genome shotgun sequence genome encodes the following:
- the LOC106580217 gene encoding protein PRRC2C isoform X2, whose product MVTTETRAQFRRLTASQVFFTGMAAQVEVQTGEVGRTGVGGRLHLSPLADSSNKSLTEGPSNTQGSLIITPESSKPVPAPKPRLTPKPFAVEKTPTIRPILAPKPNTKPRPEPTRPTFYKPDPPNGPKPQPPNVTSKHRPVSTNHSRPAPTSYKPSPKLSTGQTTKPVAQPFKPAPLTLGDPSKPTPSQPVGRQKPAAAGLSHSQGPKKPPSVEWSGSTKQEKECGKTASSIRAGGAYLTRAKSMSFLRQIGLEGEERKEDEGPEVTVQLRTQSTGSRPRPVSAIFLPSPTQAESSTPADRWVGRRPLSADLTSKFESIGLSLHRGSPAKTGSKENTPEEGALLRRREGETGAEGTIVTPQAPDSKPSALARGSEKKKEEEKDEGKGGGSIKRRISLLLDSSSSSPVVPLRVAAQGPEHHSPVQPVPEADVPLGGVKQRIKKLTEETVTPPAQTLAVKPRPLPPDLTKRFGSEKSTDLGSPSPSKAADRHESDTDPQGRGQDSVFIFSDQRKVDEDTRGSKEQPTQTSSDPSAGRTAAQRGLEMEAQESHPSCGVQTVRAALFENVVERHSVLVMDEDRAQINTKSCPRRSVSLKLGDGEKGSSLVTSPYREPVSPSSPVRVEHLFDTVHAVGERRAVSEIVPSAQLEDKAMTLRSRHSEGNRPARAEPVEKRPARVQGDLSSAQMGAPASQHEQGPRYLRVGALQKWNTAEVHRGAEVEKGRQREMEKERHMERERKEEEKERQREAERRMQMAVEREKPREQDREREEVAAPKRLKMLEADEQPPKPRATYFALTGQIQEVISHGDEGTERGDMEVPFDDFSVMSGQWGSQGKVKRNPSLGKTFGKSAQGQEQEEEVMEKMQAQERKRETAWDRKTGMDEMEIEKQRELEREKERQSERKEFEREKQRQLELEIQKQLEYARKREMEKQRELEKERQNELEKETQRELERQCELERERRCELERERRCELERERRCELERERRCELERERRCELEREKEFKRERQRQFDLERQKKLERQMVEELEEIKEMERRQLFRFEKQKQAERERQQLLDLEKQILREKMEREEQEKMRQQAIQQEVDLERQRELERERQRELERERQRELERERQRELERERQRELERERQRELERQRELERESVDELEIIKELERRQLFEKQNERERQQRLREKMEKEEQENMRQVARQQEAERQRILERQRRENQERGVLDSLPLRPKVLNLDSVSLGDLHSRGSPHSPGARWKHPSPRGEDHYRPGILDIDSFRSQTQTQPSPTREVFPVASIKGSDPGSGMRSHTPEREVSRRVGAVGRPSPVWAPSQQEQWEQRLGFNEESVDRPTAGPEPPRKPANKPSLEQLLHRQLDRATAPILVPERRWSGMPSEASFPRREPHSPGSPMEQTWFPQDSEPQGHRVEARGQRRSQGSQELNRMRSRSVSRRSAPSESAVEGSLSRMRSRSAHRERGRQSSEQLKQSVDGEEEGRDIDTLVHETDSQYGTWETGLRTDDSLTPATPTSDSNLSQSPRKPIPPHTPGEHAPYSDLDTPDGFSPSVQPEMQLLPFPEASTILLDSSALRSRVQLSKMRGPRSRPSRVARQTAALSVHPEGQTAPTEDWRSRDSTEDNIESSKQEDSDSEEQERGADPRSAAASSQPQRVALFPGMDPSALKAQLKKRGDSDNQTDGASPSPSQLSRSPKSPFLPRASRVLPPSGGKENGEEASPQWLRELKSKKRSSQYENDS is encoded by the exons ATGGTTACCACAGAAACCAGGGCTCAGTTCAGACGGTTGACAGCCAGTCAG GTGTTTTTCACAGGGATGGCTGCACAAGTGGAGGTACAGACTGGGGAGGTGGGAAGGACCGGTGTAGGGGGGCGACTGCACCTCAGCCCTCTGGCTGACTCCAGCAACAAGAGCCTAACAGAGGGCCCATCCAACACCCAGGGCTCCCTCATCATCACTCCAGAGTCCAGTAAGCCTGTCCCTGCACCCAAACCACGGCTCACTCCCAAACCTTTTGCTGTGGAGAAAACCCCCACCATCCGGCCCATACTTGCTCCTAAGCCTAATACCAAGCCCCGACCAGAGCCCACTCGCCCTACTTTTTACAAACCTGACCCTCCCAACGGCCCAAAACCTCAGCCGCCGAATGTCACCAGCAAACACAGGCCAGTGTCGACCAACCACAGCCGTCCTGCTCCTACCTCCTACAAACCCTCTCCCAAGTTGAGCACGGGACAAACCACCAAGCCTGTAGCCCAGCCCTTCAAACCCGCCCCTCTAACACTTGGGGACCCCAGCAAACCAACTCCTTCCCAACCGGTGGGGCGTCAGAAGCCAGCTGCGGCAGGCTTGTCCCACTCACAAGGCCCTAAGAAACCCCCTTCAGTGGAATGGTCCGGATCCACCAAACAGGAGAAGGAATGTGGCAAAACAGCATCCAGTATCAGAGCTGGAGGAGCCTATTTGACCAGAGCCAAGTCAATGAGCTTCCTCCGTCAGATAGggctagagggggaggagaggaaggaggatgaAGGGCCAGAGGTAACAGTCCAACTCCGAACCCAGTCTACAGGCTCCAGGCCTAGACCTGTGTCGGCTATCTTCCTGCCCTCTCCCACTCAGGCTGAGTCGTCCACCCCAGCTGATCGCTGGGTCGGGAGACGGCCCCTTTCAGCCGACCTCACCTCCAAGTTTGAGTCCATTGGCTTGTCGCTGCACCGTGGCTCTCCTGCCAAGACTGGCAGCAAGGAAAACACTCCAGAGGAGGGGGCACTGCtacggaggagagagggggagacgggaGCAGAGGGGACGATTGTTACACCACAGGCCCCAGACAGCAAGCCTTCAGCCTTAGCACGAGGGAGCGAGAAGAaaaaagaggaagagaaggatgagGGAAAGGGTGGAGGAAGCATTAAGAGACGGATCAGTCTCTTGCTCgattcctcttcttcctctcctgtgGTTCCTCTCCGTGTTGCTGCCCAAGGACCGGAGCATCACTCTCCAGTGCAGCCAGTCCCAGAGGCAGATGTACCACTGGGTGGTGTTAAACAGCGAATCAAGAAGCTGACAGAAGAAACTGTTACGCCACCTGCTCAGACCCTGGCTGTTAAACCCCGCCCTCTGCCCCCTGACCTGACCAAAAG GTTTGGCTCTGAGAAGTCCACAGACCTCGGCAGTCCCTCTCCTAGTAAGGCGGCAGACCGCCATGAGAGTGACACTGATCCTCAAGGGAGG GGGCAGGACTCAGTCTTCATCTTCAGTGACCAAAGGAAGGTGGATGAAGACACCAGAGGGTCCAAAGAGCAGCCCACCCAGACCTCTTCTGACCCCTCAGCTGGAAGGACTGCGGCACAGCGGGGGCTGGAGATGGAGGCCCAGGAGAGCCACCCGAGCTGTGGGGTGCAGACTGTGCGAGCAGCCCTATTTGAGAACGTGGTTGAGAGACACAGCGTGCTGGTGATGGATGAGGACAGAGCGCAGATCAACACAAAGAGCTGTCCCAGGAGAAGTGTCTCTCTCAAACTGGGGGATGGGGAGAAAGGCAGCAGCCTGGTCACCTCCCCCTACCGCGAgcctgtgtctccctccagcCCAGTTCGTGTGGAGCACTTGTTTGACACGGTGCACgcggtgggagagaggagagccgtTAGTGAGATTGTCCCCTCGGCTCAGCTGGAGGACAAGGCCATGACCCTCCGTTCCAGGCATTCTGAGGGGAACAGGCCAGCTAGAGCTGAGCCAGTGGAGAAGAGACCTGCTCGGGTCCAAGGAGACCTCAGTTCGGCTCAGATGGGAGCACCAGCCTCCCAACATGAACAGGGACCACGCTACCTCAGGGTTGGAGCTCTGCAGAAGTGGAATACCGCTGAGGTGCATAGGGGAGCAGAGGTAGAGAAAGGAAGGCAAAGGGAAATGGAaaaggagagacacatggagagGGAGcgaaaggaggaggagaaagagaggcagagggaagcGGAGAGGAGGATGCAAATGGCTGTAGAGAGGGAAAAGCCGAGAgagcaggacagggagagagaggaagtggccGCACCGAAGCGTTTGAAAATGCTGGAGGCAGATGAGCAGCCACCCAAACCCAGGGCCACCTACTTTGCTCTGACTGGTCAGATCCAGGAAGTAATATCCCATGGGgatgagggaacagagagaggggacatggaAGTGCCCTTTGACGATTTCTCTGTGATGTCTGGACAATGGGGTTCTCAAGGGAAGGTAAAAAGGAACCCCTCTCTAGGCAAAACATTTGGGAAAAGCGCTCAAGGTCAAGAACAAGAAGAGGAAGTGATGGAGAAGATGCAAgcacaggaaaggaagagagaaacGGCATGGGACAGAAAGACCGGGATGGATGAGATGGAAATAGAAAAACAGAGAGAattggagagggagaaagaacgtcagagtgagagaaaggagtttgagagggagaaacagagacagctgGAACTTGAGATACAAAAACAGTTAGAATatgctagaaagagagagatggagaagcagAGAGAGTTAGAAAAGGAGAGACAAAATGAGTTGGaaaaggagacacagagagagttgGAAAGACAGTGtgagctggagagggagagacggtgtgagctggagagggagagacggtgtgagctggagagggagagacggtgtgagctggagagggagagacggtgtgagctggagagggagagacggtgtgagctggagagggagaaagagtttAAAAGGGAGAGGCAGCGCCAGTTCGACTTAGAGAGACAGAAGAAGTTGGAGAGACAGATGGTTGAAGAGTTGGAGGAAATAAAAGAAATGGAGAGAAGGCAACTGTTTAGGTTTGAAAAGCAGaagcaggctgagagagagagacaacagcttCTGGACCTTGAAAAGCAGATActgagagagaagatggagagagaggagcaggagaagatgaGACAACAGGCAATACAACAGGAGGTAgacctggagagacagagggagttggagcgggagagacagagggagttggagcgggagagacagagggagttggagcgggagagacagagggagttggagcgggagagacagagggagttggagcgggagagacagagggagttggagagacagagggagttgGAGCGGGAGAGTGTAGACGAATTGGAGATAATAAAGGAGCTGGAGAGAAGACAACTGTTTGagaaacagaatgagagagagagacaacagagactgAGGGAGAAGATGGAGAAAGAGGAGCAGGAAAATATGAGACAGGTAGCTAGACAacaggaggcagagagacagagaatcctggagagacagaggagagagaaccaggAGAGGGGGGTGCTGGACTCCTTACCTCTCAGACCTAAAGTACTGAATCTAGACTCTGTGTCTCTGGGTGACCTGCACTCCAGAGGCAGTCCCCACTCCCCTGGTGCCCGATGGAAGCATCCATCTCCCCGGGGAGAGGACCACTACAGGCCTGGCATCCTGGACATAGACTCATTCAGGTCCCAGACCCAGACGCAGCCCTCGCCCACTAGAGAGGTGTTCCCTGTCGCTAGCATCAAGGGCTCAGACCCAGGTAGTGGGATGAGATCCCACACTCCAGAGAGGGAAGTTAGCCGTAGGGTGGGTGCAGTGGGGCGACCCAGCCCAGTGTGGGCCCCCTCTCAGCAGGAGCAGTGGGAGCAAAGGCTAGGATTCAATGAGGAATCGGTGGATAGGCCCACGGCTGGACCAGAACCACCCAGGAAGCCTGCCAATAAACCCAGCCTGGAGCAGCTCCTCCACAGGCAGTTGGACAGGGCCACGGCCCCCATTCTGGTCCCAGAGAGACGCTGGTCTGGTATGCCCAGTGAAGCATCCTTCCCCAGGAGAGAGCCCCACAGCCCTGGGTCCCCCATGGAGCAGACCTGGTTCCCCCAGGACTCAGAGCCCCAGGGGCACAGGGTAGAggccagaggacagaggagatctCAGGGCTCCCAG GAGCTGAACCGGATGAGGTCCCGCAGCGTGTCCCGTCGATCAGCCCCGTCTGAGAGTGCTGTGGAGGGGAGCCTGTCCAGGATGAGGAGCAGGAGTGCACATAGAGAGAGGGGCCGACAGAGCTCG gagCAGTTGAAGCAGAGTGTGGATGGTGAGGAAGAGGGGCGAGACATAGACACACTGGTCCACGAGACAGACAGCCAGTATGGGACCTGGGAGACAGGACTGCGCACTGACGATAG CCTGACTCCTGCCACGCCCACCTCAGACAGCAACCTCAGCCAGTCGCCTAGGAAAcccattccaccccacacaccagGGGAACATGCCCCATACAGCGACCTGGACACTCCAGATGGCTTCTCCCCCTCGGTCCAGCCCGAGATGCAACTACTCCCCTTCCCTGAG GCCTCTACCATCCTGCTGGACTCCAGTGCGCTACGCTCCAGGGTGCAGCTGAGTAAGATGCGGGGGCCACGTTCGCGCCCCTCCAGGGTGGCTCGTCAGACTGCTGCTTTGTCTGTACACCCTGAGGGACAGACCGCACCCACTGAGGACTGGCGCTCCCGAGACTCAACAG AGGACAACATTGAGTCTTCCAAGCAGGAGGACTCAGACTCTGAGGAGCAGGAGAGGGGAGCAGACCCCCGCTCTGCTGCTGCCTCCTCCCAGCCCCAGAGAGTCGCCCTCTTTCCTGGGATGGACCCCTCCGCTCTCAAG GCCCAGCTCAAGAAGAGAGGAGACTCTGACAATCAGACAGACGGagcctccccatctccctcccagcTGTCCCGTTCTCCTAAATCCCCCTTCCTGCCCCGGGCGTCCCGTGTGCTGCCCCCCTCCGGAGGGAAAGAAAATGG GGAGGAGGCCTCACCACAGTGGCTGAGAGAACTGAAGTCTAAGAAGCGCTCGAGTCAGTATGAAAATGACAGCTAA
- the LOC106580217 gene encoding protein PRRC2C isoform X1 → MVTTETRAQFRRLTASQGTEPSRGDGSLPLPLAEACHTDDWPLFNSTSASRAASHNSGCMTPPKVFFTGMAAQVEVQTGEVGRTGVGGRLHLSPLADSSNKSLTEGPSNTQGSLIITPESSKPVPAPKPRLTPKPFAVEKTPTIRPILAPKPNTKPRPEPTRPTFYKPDPPNGPKPQPPNVTSKHRPVSTNHSRPAPTSYKPSPKLSTGQTTKPVAQPFKPAPLTLGDPSKPTPSQPVGRQKPAAAGLSHSQGPKKPPSVEWSGSTKQEKECGKTASSIRAGGAYLTRAKSMSFLRQIGLEGEERKEDEGPEVTVQLRTQSTGSRPRPVSAIFLPSPTQAESSTPADRWVGRRPLSADLTSKFESIGLSLHRGSPAKTGSKENTPEEGALLRRREGETGAEGTIVTPQAPDSKPSALARGSEKKKEEEKDEGKGGGSIKRRISLLLDSSSSSPVVPLRVAAQGPEHHSPVQPVPEADVPLGGVKQRIKKLTEETVTPPAQTLAVKPRPLPPDLTKRFGSEKSTDLGSPSPSKAADRHESDTDPQGRGQDSVFIFSDQRKVDEDTRGSKEQPTQTSSDPSAGRTAAQRGLEMEAQESHPSCGVQTVRAALFENVVERHSVLVMDEDRAQINTKSCPRRSVSLKLGDGEKGSSLVTSPYREPVSPSSPVRVEHLFDTVHAVGERRAVSEIVPSAQLEDKAMTLRSRHSEGNRPARAEPVEKRPARVQGDLSSAQMGAPASQHEQGPRYLRVGALQKWNTAEVHRGAEVEKGRQREMEKERHMERERKEEEKERQREAERRMQMAVEREKPREQDREREEVAAPKRLKMLEADEQPPKPRATYFALTGQIQEVISHGDEGTERGDMEVPFDDFSVMSGQWGSQGKVKRNPSLGKTFGKSAQGQEQEEEVMEKMQAQERKRETAWDRKTGMDEMEIEKQRELEREKERQSERKEFEREKQRQLELEIQKQLEYARKREMEKQRELEKERQNELEKETQRELERQCELERERRCELERERRCELERERRCELERERRCELERERRCELEREKEFKRERQRQFDLERQKKLERQMVEELEEIKEMERRQLFRFEKQKQAERERQQLLDLEKQILREKMEREEQEKMRQQAIQQEVDLERQRELERERQRELERERQRELERERQRELERERQRELERERQRELERQRELERESVDELEIIKELERRQLFEKQNERERQQRLREKMEKEEQENMRQVARQQEAERQRILERQRRENQERGVLDSLPLRPKVLNLDSVSLGDLHSRGSPHSPGARWKHPSPRGEDHYRPGILDIDSFRSQTQTQPSPTREVFPVASIKGSDPGSGMRSHTPEREVSRRVGAVGRPSPVWAPSQQEQWEQRLGFNEESVDRPTAGPEPPRKPANKPSLEQLLHRQLDRATAPILVPERRWSGMPSEASFPRREPHSPGSPMEQTWFPQDSEPQGHRVEARGQRRSQGSQELNRMRSRSVSRRSAPSESAVEGSLSRMRSRSAHRERGRQSSEQLKQSVDGEEEGRDIDTLVHETDSQYGTWETGLRTDDSLTPATPTSDSNLSQSPRKPIPPHTPGEHAPYSDLDTPDGFSPSVQPEMQLLPFPEASTILLDSSALRSRVQLSKMRGPRSRPSRVARQTAALSVHPEGQTAPTEDWRSRDSTEDNIESSKQEDSDSEEQERGADPRSAAASSQPQRVALFPGMDPSALKAQLKKRGDSDNQTDGASPSPSQLSRSPKSPFLPRASRVLPPSGGKENGEEASPQWLRELKSKKRSSQYENDS, encoded by the exons ATGGTTACCACAGAAACCAGGGCTCAGTTCAGACGGTTGACAGCCAGTCAG GGAACTGAACCCTCCAGAGGAGAtggatctctccctctccccctggcTGAGGCCTGCCATACTGATGATTGGCCTCTGTTTAACAGCACATCTGCTTCTAGAGCAGCCAGCCACAACTCTGGGTGCATGACTCCTCCAAAG GTGTTTTTCACAGGGATGGCTGCACAAGTGGAGGTACAGACTGGGGAGGTGGGAAGGACCGGTGTAGGGGGGCGACTGCACCTCAGCCCTCTGGCTGACTCCAGCAACAAGAGCCTAACAGAGGGCCCATCCAACACCCAGGGCTCCCTCATCATCACTCCAGAGTCCAGTAAGCCTGTCCCTGCACCCAAACCACGGCTCACTCCCAAACCTTTTGCTGTGGAGAAAACCCCCACCATCCGGCCCATACTTGCTCCTAAGCCTAATACCAAGCCCCGACCAGAGCCCACTCGCCCTACTTTTTACAAACCTGACCCTCCCAACGGCCCAAAACCTCAGCCGCCGAATGTCACCAGCAAACACAGGCCAGTGTCGACCAACCACAGCCGTCCTGCTCCTACCTCCTACAAACCCTCTCCCAAGTTGAGCACGGGACAAACCACCAAGCCTGTAGCCCAGCCCTTCAAACCCGCCCCTCTAACACTTGGGGACCCCAGCAAACCAACTCCTTCCCAACCGGTGGGGCGTCAGAAGCCAGCTGCGGCAGGCTTGTCCCACTCACAAGGCCCTAAGAAACCCCCTTCAGTGGAATGGTCCGGATCCACCAAACAGGAGAAGGAATGTGGCAAAACAGCATCCAGTATCAGAGCTGGAGGAGCCTATTTGACCAGAGCCAAGTCAATGAGCTTCCTCCGTCAGATAGggctagagggggaggagaggaaggaggatgaAGGGCCAGAGGTAACAGTCCAACTCCGAACCCAGTCTACAGGCTCCAGGCCTAGACCTGTGTCGGCTATCTTCCTGCCCTCTCCCACTCAGGCTGAGTCGTCCACCCCAGCTGATCGCTGGGTCGGGAGACGGCCCCTTTCAGCCGACCTCACCTCCAAGTTTGAGTCCATTGGCTTGTCGCTGCACCGTGGCTCTCCTGCCAAGACTGGCAGCAAGGAAAACACTCCAGAGGAGGGGGCACTGCtacggaggagagagggggagacgggaGCAGAGGGGACGATTGTTACACCACAGGCCCCAGACAGCAAGCCTTCAGCCTTAGCACGAGGGAGCGAGAAGAaaaaagaggaagagaaggatgagGGAAAGGGTGGAGGAAGCATTAAGAGACGGATCAGTCTCTTGCTCgattcctcttcttcctctcctgtgGTTCCTCTCCGTGTTGCTGCCCAAGGACCGGAGCATCACTCTCCAGTGCAGCCAGTCCCAGAGGCAGATGTACCACTGGGTGGTGTTAAACAGCGAATCAAGAAGCTGACAGAAGAAACTGTTACGCCACCTGCTCAGACCCTGGCTGTTAAACCCCGCCCTCTGCCCCCTGACCTGACCAAAAG GTTTGGCTCTGAGAAGTCCACAGACCTCGGCAGTCCCTCTCCTAGTAAGGCGGCAGACCGCCATGAGAGTGACACTGATCCTCAAGGGAGG GGGCAGGACTCAGTCTTCATCTTCAGTGACCAAAGGAAGGTGGATGAAGACACCAGAGGGTCCAAAGAGCAGCCCACCCAGACCTCTTCTGACCCCTCAGCTGGAAGGACTGCGGCACAGCGGGGGCTGGAGATGGAGGCCCAGGAGAGCCACCCGAGCTGTGGGGTGCAGACTGTGCGAGCAGCCCTATTTGAGAACGTGGTTGAGAGACACAGCGTGCTGGTGATGGATGAGGACAGAGCGCAGATCAACACAAAGAGCTGTCCCAGGAGAAGTGTCTCTCTCAAACTGGGGGATGGGGAGAAAGGCAGCAGCCTGGTCACCTCCCCCTACCGCGAgcctgtgtctccctccagcCCAGTTCGTGTGGAGCACTTGTTTGACACGGTGCACgcggtgggagagaggagagccgtTAGTGAGATTGTCCCCTCGGCTCAGCTGGAGGACAAGGCCATGACCCTCCGTTCCAGGCATTCTGAGGGGAACAGGCCAGCTAGAGCTGAGCCAGTGGAGAAGAGACCTGCTCGGGTCCAAGGAGACCTCAGTTCGGCTCAGATGGGAGCACCAGCCTCCCAACATGAACAGGGACCACGCTACCTCAGGGTTGGAGCTCTGCAGAAGTGGAATACCGCTGAGGTGCATAGGGGAGCAGAGGTAGAGAAAGGAAGGCAAAGGGAAATGGAaaaggagagacacatggagagGGAGcgaaaggaggaggagaaagagaggcagagggaagcGGAGAGGAGGATGCAAATGGCTGTAGAGAGGGAAAAGCCGAGAgagcaggacagggagagagaggaagtggccGCACCGAAGCGTTTGAAAATGCTGGAGGCAGATGAGCAGCCACCCAAACCCAGGGCCACCTACTTTGCTCTGACTGGTCAGATCCAGGAAGTAATATCCCATGGGgatgagggaacagagagaggggacatggaAGTGCCCTTTGACGATTTCTCTGTGATGTCTGGACAATGGGGTTCTCAAGGGAAGGTAAAAAGGAACCCCTCTCTAGGCAAAACATTTGGGAAAAGCGCTCAAGGTCAAGAACAAGAAGAGGAAGTGATGGAGAAGATGCAAgcacaggaaaggaagagagaaacGGCATGGGACAGAAAGACCGGGATGGATGAGATGGAAATAGAAAAACAGAGAGAattggagagggagaaagaacgtcagagtgagagaaaggagtttgagagggagaaacagagacagctgGAACTTGAGATACAAAAACAGTTAGAATatgctagaaagagagagatggagaagcagAGAGAGTTAGAAAAGGAGAGACAAAATGAGTTGGaaaaggagacacagagagagttgGAAAGACAGTGtgagctggagagggagagacggtgtgagctggagagggagagacggtgtgagctggagagggagagacggtgtgagctggagagggagagacggtgtgagctggagagggagagacggtgtgagctggagagggagaaagagtttAAAAGGGAGAGGCAGCGCCAGTTCGACTTAGAGAGACAGAAGAAGTTGGAGAGACAGATGGTTGAAGAGTTGGAGGAAATAAAAGAAATGGAGAGAAGGCAACTGTTTAGGTTTGAAAAGCAGaagcaggctgagagagagagacaacagcttCTGGACCTTGAAAAGCAGATActgagagagaagatggagagagaggagcaggagaagatgaGACAACAGGCAATACAACAGGAGGTAgacctggagagacagagggagttggagcgggagagacagagggagttggagcgggagagacagagggagttggagcgggagagacagagggagttggagcgggagagacagagggagttggagcgggagagacagagggagttggagagacagagggagttgGAGCGGGAGAGTGTAGACGAATTGGAGATAATAAAGGAGCTGGAGAGAAGACAACTGTTTGagaaacagaatgagagagagagacaacagagactgAGGGAGAAGATGGAGAAAGAGGAGCAGGAAAATATGAGACAGGTAGCTAGACAacaggaggcagagagacagagaatcctggagagacagaggagagagaaccaggAGAGGGGGGTGCTGGACTCCTTACCTCTCAGACCTAAAGTACTGAATCTAGACTCTGTGTCTCTGGGTGACCTGCACTCCAGAGGCAGTCCCCACTCCCCTGGTGCCCGATGGAAGCATCCATCTCCCCGGGGAGAGGACCACTACAGGCCTGGCATCCTGGACATAGACTCATTCAGGTCCCAGACCCAGACGCAGCCCTCGCCCACTAGAGAGGTGTTCCCTGTCGCTAGCATCAAGGGCTCAGACCCAGGTAGTGGGATGAGATCCCACACTCCAGAGAGGGAAGTTAGCCGTAGGGTGGGTGCAGTGGGGCGACCCAGCCCAGTGTGGGCCCCCTCTCAGCAGGAGCAGTGGGAGCAAAGGCTAGGATTCAATGAGGAATCGGTGGATAGGCCCACGGCTGGACCAGAACCACCCAGGAAGCCTGCCAATAAACCCAGCCTGGAGCAGCTCCTCCACAGGCAGTTGGACAGGGCCACGGCCCCCATTCTGGTCCCAGAGAGACGCTGGTCTGGTATGCCCAGTGAAGCATCCTTCCCCAGGAGAGAGCCCCACAGCCCTGGGTCCCCCATGGAGCAGACCTGGTTCCCCCAGGACTCAGAGCCCCAGGGGCACAGGGTAGAggccagaggacagaggagatctCAGGGCTCCCAG GAGCTGAACCGGATGAGGTCCCGCAGCGTGTCCCGTCGATCAGCCCCGTCTGAGAGTGCTGTGGAGGGGAGCCTGTCCAGGATGAGGAGCAGGAGTGCACATAGAGAGAGGGGCCGACAGAGCTCG gagCAGTTGAAGCAGAGTGTGGATGGTGAGGAAGAGGGGCGAGACATAGACACACTGGTCCACGAGACAGACAGCCAGTATGGGACCTGGGAGACAGGACTGCGCACTGACGATAG CCTGACTCCTGCCACGCCCACCTCAGACAGCAACCTCAGCCAGTCGCCTAGGAAAcccattccaccccacacaccagGGGAACATGCCCCATACAGCGACCTGGACACTCCAGATGGCTTCTCCCCCTCGGTCCAGCCCGAGATGCAACTACTCCCCTTCCCTGAG GCCTCTACCATCCTGCTGGACTCCAGTGCGCTACGCTCCAGGGTGCAGCTGAGTAAGATGCGGGGGCCACGTTCGCGCCCCTCCAGGGTGGCTCGTCAGACTGCTGCTTTGTCTGTACACCCTGAGGGACAGACCGCACCCACTGAGGACTGGCGCTCCCGAGACTCAACAG AGGACAACATTGAGTCTTCCAAGCAGGAGGACTCAGACTCTGAGGAGCAGGAGAGGGGAGCAGACCCCCGCTCTGCTGCTGCCTCCTCCCAGCCCCAGAGAGTCGCCCTCTTTCCTGGGATGGACCCCTCCGCTCTCAAG GCCCAGCTCAAGAAGAGAGGAGACTCTGACAATCAGACAGACGGagcctccccatctccctcccagcTGTCCCGTTCTCCTAAATCCCCCTTCCTGCCCCGGGCGTCCCGTGTGCTGCCCCCCTCCGGAGGGAAAGAAAATGG GGAGGAGGCCTCACCACAGTGGCTGAGAGAACTGAAGTCTAAGAAGCGCTCGAGTCAGTATGAAAATGACAGCTAA